In Rhodanobacter denitrificans, a single window of DNA contains:
- the pyrF gene encoding orotidine-5'-phosphate decarboxylase, whose translation MHFMQSLQQAWTRNHSLVCVGLDPEPAKFPAQLRDAPDAVFDFCRAIVDATADLVCAFKPQIAHFAALRAEDTLERLIAHIHAEHPGVPVILDAKRGDIGSTAQHYAREAFERYQADAVTLNPYLGRDSIQPFLDRADKGVILLCRTSNPGGADFQALDCGGQPLYLRVAETVAREWNGHGNCALVTGATWPQELGKVRAVVGEMPLLVPGIGAQGGDVEAVLRHGRNADGTGLLISSSRAILYAGHGESFAAAARAAASELRDTINRCRQA comes from the coding sequence ATGCACTTCATGCAATCCCTGCAGCAGGCCTGGACCCGCAACCACTCGCTGGTCTGCGTCGGCCTCGATCCGGAACCGGCGAAATTTCCCGCGCAGCTGCGTGATGCGCCCGACGCGGTGTTCGATTTCTGCCGCGCCATCGTCGACGCCACCGCCGACCTGGTCTGCGCGTTCAAGCCGCAGATCGCGCACTTCGCCGCGCTGCGCGCCGAGGACACGCTGGAACGGCTGATCGCGCACATCCACGCGGAACATCCCGGCGTGCCGGTGATCCTCGACGCCAAGCGCGGCGACATCGGCAGCACGGCGCAGCACTACGCCCGCGAGGCGTTCGAGCGCTACCAGGCCGACGCGGTGACGCTGAACCCGTACCTCGGACGCGACTCGATCCAGCCGTTCCTCGACCGCGCGGACAAGGGCGTGATCCTGCTCTGCCGCACCTCCAATCCCGGCGGCGCGGATTTCCAGGCGCTGGATTGCGGCGGCCAGCCGCTGTACCTGCGCGTGGCCGAGACGGTCGCACGCGAGTGGAACGGCCACGGCAACTGCGCGCTGGTCACCGGCGCCACCTGGCCGCAGGAACTGGGCAAGGTGCGCGCGGTGGTCGGCGAGATGCCGCTGCTGGTGCCCGGCATCGGCGCCCAGGGCGGCGACGTAGAGGCGGTGCTGCGCCACGGTCGCAATGCCGATGGCACGGGCCTGCTGATCAGCTCGTCGCGCGCGATCCTCTATGCCGGCCACGGCGAGAGTTTCGCCGCGGCCGCGCGCGCCGCTGCCAGCGAATTGCGCGACACCATCAATCGCTGCCGGCAGGCCTGA
- a CDS encoding acyltransferase family protein: MQTVPATSANAVPAIGTRNPGIDLLRGLAIVLVVFNHLGLRIPLKKTALTDVLPAWLLSRLNYNGYEAVFVFFVISGFLISGNALRRWGSLEKIDLRAFYARRFARIVPCLLALVAVLSVLHLAGVRDYTIIHANQSLPRAIFAALGLHLNWYEGQTGYLPGNWDVLWSLSIEEVFYLGFPLVCLLTRRRRVLVPWLALLALSMPWTHAALRGNEIWQEKAYLPGMSAIAIGVLGALLADAWRPPRRTVVMLGWFGATGLGAVLLDGGALWHWLRDGYMLVLTLSSLCLVLCCRWRTDGGAALSLPGFGWLRSWGRLSYEIYLTHMFAVFAVVRAYRAWGGDPAHGWLWYLPALGLCWLLGAVVERWLSTPCERWLRRCLWKPAGAARPTTAELPVA, encoded by the coding sequence ATGCAGACCGTACCAGCCACTTCCGCGAACGCCGTGCCGGCGATAGGCACCCGCAATCCCGGCATCGATCTGTTGCGCGGCTTGGCGATCGTGCTGGTGGTGTTCAACCATCTCGGCCTGCGCATTCCGCTGAAAAAGACCGCATTGACCGACGTGCTGCCGGCGTGGCTGCTGAGCCGGCTGAACTACAACGGCTACGAGGCCGTGTTCGTGTTCTTCGTGATCTCGGGATTCCTGATCTCGGGCAACGCGCTGCGCCGCTGGGGGAGTCTGGAAAAGATCGACCTGCGCGCATTCTATGCGCGGCGTTTCGCCCGCATCGTGCCGTGCCTGCTGGCGCTGGTGGCGGTGCTGAGCGTGCTGCACCTGGCCGGCGTGCGCGATTACACGATCATCCACGCCAACCAGTCGCTGCCGCGTGCGATCTTCGCGGCGCTCGGTCTGCACCTGAACTGGTACGAGGGACAGACAGGCTACCTGCCGGGCAACTGGGACGTGCTGTGGTCGCTGTCGATCGAGGAAGTGTTCTACCTCGGCTTTCCGCTGGTGTGTCTGCTCACGCGGCGACGTAGGGTGCTGGTGCCGTGGCTGGCCCTGCTTGCGCTATCGATGCCGTGGACGCATGCCGCCTTGCGCGGCAACGAGATCTGGCAAGAGAAGGCCTATCTGCCCGGCATGTCGGCGATTGCGATCGGTGTGCTGGGTGCGCTGCTGGCCGATGCCTGGCGACCGCCACGGCGTACCGTCGTGATGCTGGGCTGGTTCGGCGCGACGGGGCTGGGTGCGGTGCTGCTGGACGGGGGCGCGCTGTGGCACTGGCTGCGCGACGGCTACATGCTGGTGCTCACATTGTCGTCGCTGTGCCTGGTGCTGTGCTGCCGCTGGCGCACCGACGGCGGCGCGGCACTGTCCTTGCCCGGTTTCGGTTGGCTGCGCAGTTGGGGCCGCCTGAGCTACGAGATCTACCTGACCCACATGTTCGCGGTGTTTGCGGTGGTGCGCGCGTACCGCGCCTGGGGCGGTGACCCGGCCCACGGCTGGTTGTGGTACCTGCCGGCACTGGGCTTGTGCTGGCTGCTGGGTGCGGTGGTGGAGCGTTGGCTGTCCACGCCGTGCGAGCGCTGGCTGCGGCGATGTCTGTGGAAACCGGCCGGCGCCGCACGGCCAACAACCGCTGAACTCCCTGTAGCGTAA
- the def gene encoding peptide deformylase: MIREILKMGDPRLLRIAPLVPAAMLGSAELDALIADMFETMQAADGVGLAAPQIGVDLQLVIFGFEHSERYPDAPEVPRTILLNPVITPLSQDMEEGWEGCLSVPGLRGAVNRYTLIRYEGIDPQGARIDRRAEGFHARVVQHECDHLIGRLYPSRITDFSKFGYTEVLFPGQELADDW; the protein is encoded by the coding sequence ATGATCCGTGAAATCCTGAAAATGGGTGATCCACGCCTGCTGCGCATCGCGCCGCTGGTGCCCGCCGCGATGCTGGGCAGCGCGGAACTCGATGCGCTGATCGCCGACATGTTCGAGACCATGCAGGCCGCCGATGGGGTCGGCCTGGCCGCACCGCAGATCGGTGTCGACCTGCAACTGGTGATCTTCGGCTTCGAGCATTCCGAGCGCTATCCCGATGCGCCCGAGGTACCGCGCACGATCCTGCTCAACCCGGTGATCACGCCGCTCTCGCAGGACATGGAGGAAGGCTGGGAAGGCTGCCTGTCCGTGCCCGGCCTGCGCGGCGCGGTGAACCGCTACACGCTGATCCGCTACGAAGGCATCGACCCGCAGGGCGCACGCATCGATCGTCGTGCAGAAGGCTTCCACGCCCGTGTGGTGCAGCACGAGTGCGACCACCTGATCGGCCGGCTGTACCCGTCGCGCATCACCGACTTCAGCAAGTTCGGCTATACCGAGGTGCTGTTTCCGGGGCAAGAATTGGCAGACGATTGGTGA
- a CDS encoding carbon starvation CstA family protein encodes MQAAVMPKPSPASKILWVAIAIVGAFCLGVVALRRGEPINAIWLVAASIAIFVIGYRFYGKFVEHSVLQLDPSRAPPSVLRNDGLDYVPTDKWVVFGHHFAAIAGAGPLVGPVLAAQMGYLPGTLWILFGVVFAGAVQDFMILGLSLRRDARSLGHMLREELGPLPGIVAMIGVLVLMMIVLAVLALVVVKALTHSPWGTFTVAATIPIAFLMGAYMRWFRPGRILEVSIIGLLLLLASIWFGKYVADSATLAPLFDFDAKALAWLLIAYGFCASVLPVWLLLAPRDYLSTFLKIGTIALLALAIFLAAPTLQLPAVTKFIDGTGPVFAGNLFPFLFITIACGAVSGWHSIIASGTTPKLLANEGQARMVGYGGMLMEAFVAIMALVAAASLHPGVYFAMNSPGAIVGTTVEQAATTISQWGFVVTPDELLRTAKDIGEGSILGRAGGAPTLAVGMAQLLHNILPGGGMMAFWYHYAILFEALFILTTVDAGTRVGRFMIQEIAGLVYKPLQATESWTGNLLATAVCVALWGYFLYQGAVDPLGGINTLWPLFGIANQMLAAIALMLATVVVVKLKRERYVWVPGIPALWLIVCTLTAGYEKLVGPISFTAAANKYAAAMQQGQLLAPAKTQAAMQQIVTNNYVDMVMTGLFMALVVVMVIFCLRAAIRGWQTNHPTAHEEPYVALAGVAG; translated from the coding sequence ATGCAAGCCGCCGTCATGCCCAAGCCCAGCCCGGCCAGCAAGATCCTGTGGGTCGCCATCGCCATCGTCGGCGCGTTCTGCCTGGGCGTGGTCGCCCTGCGCCGCGGCGAGCCGATCAACGCGATCTGGCTGGTCGCCGCGTCGATCGCCATCTTCGTGATCGGCTACCGCTTCTACGGCAAGTTCGTCGAACACTCGGTGCTACAGCTGGACCCCAGCCGCGCGCCGCCCTCGGTGCTGCGCAACGATGGCCTCGACTACGTGCCCACCGACAAGTGGGTGGTGTTCGGCCACCACTTCGCCGCGATCGCCGGTGCCGGCCCGCTGGTTGGCCCGGTGCTGGCCGCGCAGATGGGCTACCTGCCCGGCACACTGTGGATCCTGTTCGGCGTGGTGTTCGCCGGCGCGGTGCAGGATTTCATGATCCTCGGCCTGTCGCTGCGCCGCGATGCCCGTTCGCTCGGCCACATGCTGCGCGAGGAACTGGGGCCATTGCCCGGCATCGTGGCGATGATCGGCGTGCTGGTGTTGATGATGATCGTGCTGGCGGTGCTGGCGCTGGTGGTGGTCAAGGCGCTCACGCACAGCCCGTGGGGCACCTTCACCGTGGCCGCCACGATCCCGATCGCGTTCCTGATGGGCGCCTACATGCGCTGGTTCCGCCCGGGCCGCATCCTCGAAGTATCGATCATTGGCCTGCTGCTGCTGCTGGCCTCGATCTGGTTCGGCAAGTACGTGGCCGACTCGGCCACGCTGGCGCCGCTGTTCGACTTCGACGCCAAGGCGCTGGCCTGGCTGCTGATCGCCTACGGCTTCTGCGCCTCGGTGCTGCCGGTGTGGCTGCTGCTGGCGCCGCGCGATTACCTTTCCACCTTCCTCAAGATCGGCACCATCGCGCTGCTGGCGCTGGCGATCTTCCTGGCTGCGCCGACCTTGCAATTGCCGGCGGTGACCAAGTTCATCGACGGTACCGGGCCGGTGTTCGCCGGCAACCTGTTCCCGTTCCTGTTCATCACCATCGCCTGCGGCGCGGTCTCCGGCTGGCATTCGATCATCGCCTCGGGCACCACGCCCAAGCTGCTCGCCAACGAAGGCCAGGCGCGCATGGTCGGCTACGGCGGCATGCTGATGGAGGCGTTCGTGGCGATCATGGCGCTGGTCGCCGCCGCCTCGCTGCACCCGGGCGTCTACTTCGCGATGAATTCGCCGGGCGCGATCGTCGGCACCACCGTCGAGCAGGCCGCCACCACGATCAGCCAGTGGGGCTTCGTGGTAACCCCGGACGAACTGCTGCGGACCGCGAAGGACATCGGCGAGGGCAGCATCCTCGGCCGCGCCGGCGGCGCGCCGACGCTGGCGGTAGGCATGGCCCAACTGCTGCACAACATCCTGCCCGGCGGCGGCATGATGGCGTTCTGGTACCACTACGCGATCCTGTTCGAAGCGCTGTTCATCCTCACTACGGTCGACGCCGGCACCCGCGTGGGCCGCTTCATGATCCAGGAGATCGCTGGCCTGGTGTACAAGCCGCTGCAGGCCACCGAGTCGTGGACCGGCAACCTGCTGGCCACCGCGGTCTGCGTGGCGCTGTGGGGCTACTTCCTGTACCAGGGCGCGGTCGACCCGCTGGGCGGCATCAACACCCTGTGGCCGCTGTTCGGTATCGCCAACCAGATGCTGGCCGCGATCGCGCTGATGCTGGCCACCGTGGTGGTGGTGAAACTCAAGCGCGAGCGCTACGTGTGGGTGCCGGGCATCCCCGCGCTGTGGCTGATTGTGTGCACGCTCACCGCCGGCTACGAGAAGCTGGTCGGCCCGATCAGCTTCACCGCCGCCGCCAACAAGTACGCGGCCGCGATGCAGCAGGGCCAGTTGCTGGCGCCGGCCAAGACCCAGGCCGCGATGCAGCAGATCGTCACCAACAACTACGTGGACATGGTGATGACCGGCCTGTTCATGGCGCTGGTCGTGGTCATGGTGATCTTCTGCCTGCGCGCCGCGATCCGGGGCTGGCAGACCAATCACCCGACCGCGCACGAGGAACCGTACGTGGCGCTGGCCGGCGTGGCCGGCTGA
- a CDS encoding DUF4197 domain-containing protein, with amino-acid sequence MRIAVRYGLLSLALTVAALPLTAAGSGQFKDLLNKVKQSTHASNSQLGSNLPTSDIAAGLKEALAKGTTNAINSLGRDGGFWNNAKVRIPLPGKLEQAGKLARQLGQGAKVDAFELSMNRAAEKAVPQVAEIFGDAIRKMTLEDARGILAGGDHAATDFFRRVAGDALTARIHPIVAKATDSVGVTQKYKAFTAGGMGGELGNALGALGGKSGKSNKGGSPLDLDDYVTAKTLDGLFTTIGEQEQSIRHNPGARTTDLLKKVFGG; translated from the coding sequence ATGCGCATCGCGGTTCGCTACGGTTTGCTGAGCCTCGCCCTCACGGTCGCCGCGCTGCCGCTGACGGCCGCCGGCTCGGGCCAGTTCAAGGATCTGCTGAACAAGGTCAAACAGTCGACGCATGCGTCCAATTCGCAGCTCGGCAGCAATTTGCCGACCAGCGACATCGCCGCCGGACTCAAGGAGGCGCTGGCCAAGGGCACCACCAACGCGATCAACAGCCTCGGCCGCGACGGCGGCTTCTGGAACAACGCCAAGGTGCGCATTCCGCTGCCGGGCAAGCTCGAGCAGGCGGGCAAGCTGGCGCGCCAGCTGGGGCAGGGCGCCAAGGTCGACGCGTTCGAGCTGAGCATGAACCGGGCGGCGGAGAAGGCGGTGCCGCAGGTGGCCGAGATCTTCGGCGATGCGATCCGCAAGATGACCCTGGAAGACGCGCGCGGCATCCTCGCCGGCGGCGATCACGCGGCCACCGATTTCTTCCGCCGCGTGGCCGGCGATGCGCTGACCGCGCGCATCCATCCGATCGTGGCCAAGGCCACCGACAGCGTCGGCGTCACCCAGAAGTACAAGGCGTTCACCGCCGGCGGCATGGGCGGCGAACTGGGCAACGCGCTGGGCGCGCTCGGCGGCAAGTCGGGCAAATCGAACAAGGGCGGCAGTCCGCTGGACCTGGACGACTACGTGACGGCGAAGACCCTGGACGGCCTGTTCACCACCATCGGCGAGCAGGAGCAGTCGATCCGCCACAACCCGGGCGCCCGCACCACCGACCTGCTGAAGAAAGTGTTCGGCGGTTGA
- the ettA gene encoding energy-dependent translational throttle protein EttA yields the protein MSSQYIYTMNGVSKIVPPKRQIIKDISLSFFPGAKIGLLGVNGAGKSTVLKIMAGVDTDFQGEARAQPGTKIGYLAQEPNLDPEKTVREVVEEGVAEILDAQKRLEEVYAAYAEEGADFDALAKEQEKLENLLAANDAHALERQLEVAADALRLPPWDAKIGPLSGGEKRRVALCRLLLSKPDMLLLDEPTNHLDAESVDWLEKFLHDYPGTVVAVTHDRYFLDNAAEWILELDRGRGIPWKGNYTEWLEQKDARLKQEANQEKSRQKAIAKELEWVRSAAKGRQSKGKARLARFEELNSVDYQRRNETNEIFIPPGERLGQEVIEFKNVTKSFGDRVLIENLSFKVPPGAIIGVIGPNGAGKSTLMKMIMGKETPDSGEVKLGHTTKLAYVDQSRDALDPKNNVWQEVSGGSDILTIGNFEIQSRAYIGRFNFKGTDQQKIVGSLSGGERGRLHMAKTLLQGGNVLLLDEPSNDLDVETLRALEDALLEFPGSAIVISHDRWFLDRIATHIIAFEGDSHVEFFPGNYNEYEADKKRRLGEEGARPHRVKYKKLA from the coding sequence ATGAGCTCGCAGTACATCTACACCATGAACGGGGTCAGCAAGATCGTCCCGCCGAAGCGCCAGATCATCAAGGACATCTCGCTCAGCTTCTTCCCCGGCGCCAAGATCGGCCTGCTCGGCGTCAACGGCGCGGGCAAGTCCACCGTGCTGAAGATCATGGCCGGCGTGGACACCGACTTCCAGGGCGAGGCGCGTGCGCAGCCGGGCACCAAGATCGGCTACCTGGCGCAGGAGCCTAACCTGGATCCGGAAAAGACCGTGCGCGAAGTGGTCGAGGAAGGCGTGGCCGAAATCCTCGACGCGCAGAAGCGGCTGGAGGAGGTCTACGCCGCCTATGCCGAGGAAGGCGCCGACTTCGACGCACTGGCCAAGGAGCAGGAGAAGCTGGAAAACCTGCTCGCCGCGAACGACGCGCATGCGCTGGAGCGTCAGCTGGAAGTCGCCGCCGACGCGCTGCGTCTGCCGCCGTGGGACGCGAAGATCGGCCCGCTGTCCGGTGGCGAGAAGCGCCGCGTGGCGCTGTGCCGCCTGCTGCTGTCCAAGCCGGACATGCTGCTGCTGGACGAGCCCACCAACCATCTGGACGCCGAGTCGGTGGACTGGCTGGAAAAATTCCTGCACGACTATCCCGGCACCGTGGTGGCGGTCACCCATGACCGCTACTTCCTCGACAACGCCGCCGAGTGGATCCTCGAACTCGACCGCGGCCGCGGCATTCCGTGGAAGGGCAACTACACCGAATGGCTGGAGCAGAAGGACGCCCGCCTGAAGCAGGAAGCGAACCAGGAGAAGTCGCGCCAGAAGGCCATCGCGAAGGAGCTGGAGTGGGTACGCTCGGCCGCCAAGGGCCGCCAGTCCAAGGGCAAGGCCCGCCTGGCCCGCTTCGAGGAGCTGAACTCGGTCGACTACCAGCGCCGCAACGAGACCAACGAGATCTTCATCCCGCCGGGCGAACGGCTGGGCCAGGAAGTGATCGAATTCAAGAACGTGACCAAGTCGTTCGGCGACCGCGTGCTGATCGAGAACCTGTCGTTCAAGGTGCCGCCGGGCGCCATCATCGGCGTGATCGGTCCGAACGGCGCCGGCAAATCCACCCTGATGAAGATGATCATGGGCAAGGAAACGCCGGACTCCGGCGAGGTGAAGCTCGGCCACACCACCAAGCTGGCGTATGTCGACCAGTCGCGCGACGCGCTCGACCCGAAGAACAACGTGTGGCAGGAAGTGTCCGGCGGTTCGGACATCCTCACCATCGGCAACTTCGAGATCCAGTCGCGCGCCTACATCGGCCGCTTCAACTTCAAGGGCACCGACCAGCAGAAGATCGTCGGCAGCCTGTCCGGCGGCGAGCGCGGCCGCCTGCACATGGCCAAGACCCTGCTGCAGGGCGGCAACGTGCTGCTGCTCGACGAGCCGTCCAACGACCTGGACGTGGAAACCCTGCGCGCGCTGGAAGACGCCCTGCTCGAATTCCCCGGCTCGGCGATCGTGATCTCGCATGACCGCTGGTTCCTCGACCGCATCGCCACCCACATCATCGCGTTCGAGGGCGACTCGCACGTGGAGTTCTTCCCCGGCAACTACAACGAGTACGAGGCCGACAAGAAGCGCCGCCTCGGCGAGGAAGGGGCGCGACCGCATCGGGTGAAATACAAGAAGCTGGCCTGA
- the glyA gene encoding serine hydroxymethyltransferase, whose product MFPKDCTIAGYDDELAKAIADEGRRQEDHVELIASENYASPRVMEAQGSKLTNKYAEGYPGKRYYGGCEYVDVAETLAIERLKQLFDCDYANVQPHSGSQANQAVYLALLQPGDTILGMSLAHGGHLTHGAKVNISGKLFNAVQYGVDGNGLIDYDEVQRLATEHRPKMLVGGFSAYSQVVDWARMRRIADSVGALFFVDMAHVAGLVAAGVYPSPLPHAHVVTSTTHKTLRGPRGGIIVAKGAGEEIEKKLQSIVFPGIQGGPLMHVIAAKAVAFKEALEPAFTTYQTQVVKNAKAMAKTFIARGYKIVSGGTENHLMLVDLIGREVTGKAAEEALGKAHITVNKNAVPNDPRKPFVTSGLRVGTPAVTTRGYREADVTELANWICDVLDAPADEAVIARVRGNVTAQCQKFPVYG is encoded by the coding sequence ATGTTCCCCAAGGACTGCACGATTGCCGGTTACGACGACGAACTGGCCAAGGCCATCGCCGATGAAGGCCGGCGCCAGGAGGATCACGTCGAGCTGATCGCCTCGGAGAACTATGCCAGCCCGCGGGTGATGGAAGCGCAGGGCTCCAAGCTGACCAACAAGTACGCCGAGGGCTACCCGGGCAAGCGCTACTACGGCGGCTGCGAATACGTGGACGTCGCCGAGACGCTGGCGATCGAGCGGCTGAAGCAGCTGTTCGACTGCGACTACGCCAACGTGCAGCCGCACTCCGGCTCGCAGGCGAACCAGGCGGTGTATCTGGCGCTACTGCAGCCGGGTGACACCATCCTGGGCATGTCGCTCGCCCATGGCGGCCATCTCACCCACGGCGCCAAGGTCAACATCAGCGGCAAGCTGTTCAACGCGGTGCAGTACGGCGTCGACGGGAACGGCCTGATCGACTACGACGAAGTGCAACGCCTGGCCACCGAGCACCGGCCGAAGATGCTGGTCGGCGGCTTCAGCGCCTACTCGCAGGTGGTCGACTGGGCGCGCATGCGCCGGATCGCCGATTCGGTCGGCGCGCTGTTCTTCGTCGACATGGCCCACGTCGCCGGCCTGGTCGCCGCCGGCGTGTACCCCAGCCCGCTGCCGCACGCGCACGTGGTCACCTCGACCACCCACAAGACGCTGCGCGGCCCGCGCGGCGGCATCATCGTGGCGAAGGGGGCGGGCGAGGAGATCGAGAAGAAGCTGCAGTCGATCGTGTTCCCCGGTATCCAGGGTGGCCCGCTGATGCACGTGATCGCGGCCAAGGCGGTGGCGTTCAAGGAAGCGCTGGAGCCCGCGTTCACCACCTACCAGACCCAGGTGGTGAAGAACGCCAAGGCGATGGCGAAGACCTTCATCGCGCGCGGCTACAAGATCGTCTCCGGCGGCACCGAGAACCACCTGATGCTGGTCGACCTGATCGGCCGCGAGGTCACCGGCAAGGCCGCCGAGGAAGCGCTGGGCAAGGCGCACATCACGGTCAACAAGAACGCCGTGCCGAACGACCCGCGCAAGCCGTTCGTCACCTCCGGCCTGCGCGTCGGCACCCCGGCCGTCACCACCCGCGGCTACCGGGAAGCGGACGTGACCGAACTGGCGAACTGGATCTGCGACGTGCTGGACGCGCCAGCCGACGAGGCGGTGATCGCCCGCGTGCGCGGGAACGTCACGGCGCAGTGCCAGAAGTTCCCGGTCTACGGCTGA
- a CDS encoding CTP synthase C-terminal region-related (seleno)protein — MHALQVGLIGDHNDEVVAHRAIPVALDMAAAACGVTVEPIWIPTDQVGDGAALAEFDGLWCVPASPYRSAEGALAAIRVARERHVPFLGTCGGFQHAVIEYARNVLGWADAEHAETASQARRQVIVPLLCTLVEVTDAVRLVEGSRLALAYGAKAIAEGYHCSYGLSPDFREALADGPLRICAVDAAGEVRGIELEDHPFFVATLFQHERGALQGRVPPAVRAFVQVMADTY, encoded by the coding sequence ATGCACGCCCTGCAGGTCGGGCTGATCGGCGATCACAACGATGAGGTGGTCGCCCATCGTGCCATTCCCGTGGCGTTGGACATGGCGGCCGCTGCCTGCGGCGTGACGGTCGAGCCGATCTGGATACCGACCGACCAGGTCGGCGACGGCGCCGCGCTGGCGGAGTTCGACGGACTCTGGTGCGTTCCGGCCAGTCCGTATCGCAGTGCAGAAGGCGCGCTCGCCGCGATCCGCGTGGCGCGCGAGCGGCACGTCCCGTTCCTGGGCACCTGCGGCGGCTTCCAGCATGCCGTGATCGAATATGCGCGCAACGTGCTTGGCTGGGCCGACGCCGAGCATGCCGAGACGGCATCGCAAGCCCGGCGCCAGGTGATCGTGCCGCTGCTGTGCACGCTGGTCGAGGTGACCGATGCCGTACGTCTGGTCGAGGGCTCCCGGCTGGCGCTGGCCTATGGTGCGAAGGCGATCGCCGAGGGCTATCACTGCAGCTACGGCTTGAGTCCCGATTTCCGGGAGGCGCTTGCGGATGGTCCGCTGCGAATCTGTGCCGTGGACGCCGCCGGCGAGGTTCGCGGCATCGAACTGGAGGACCACCCATTTTTTGTCGCCACCCTGTTCCAGCATGAACGGGGCGCCCTGCAGGGACGGGTGCCGCCGGCGGTGCGTGCTTTCGTGCAGGTGATGGCCGACACTTACTGA
- the nrdR gene encoding transcriptional regulator NrdR → MHCPFCQHEDTRVIDSRLTEDGSSVRRRRECEQCGERFNTFETAELKLPAIVKSGERREMFDERKLRVSFERALQKRPVASDAVDAAVRAIVNDLRRSSEREVPSRQVGELVMRELKKLDQVAYVRFASVYRKFEDVHAFREEIEKLERDLPGLADLQLPLLGGGKRAGK, encoded by the coding sequence ATGCATTGCCCCTTCTGCCAGCACGAAGACACCCGCGTGATCGACTCGCGGCTGACCGAGGACGGCAGCAGCGTGCGTCGTCGGCGCGAGTGCGAGCAGTGCGGCGAGCGCTTCAACACGTTCGAGACGGCCGAGCTGAAACTGCCGGCGATCGTGAAGAGCGGCGAGCGGCGCGAGATGTTCGACGAGCGCAAGCTCAGGGTGAGTTTCGAGCGCGCACTGCAGAAGCGCCCGGTGGCCAGCGATGCGGTGGACGCCGCGGTGCGCGCCATCGTCAACGACCTGCGCCGCAGCAGCGAGCGCGAGGTGCCGTCGCGCCAGGTCGGCGAGCTGGTGATGCGCGAGCTGAAGAAGCTCGACCAGGTCGCCTACGTGCGCTTCGCCTCGGTCTACCGCAAGTTCGAGGACGTGCACGCCTTCCGCGAGGAGATCGAGAAGCTGGAGCGCGACCTGCCGGGGCTGGCCGACCTGCAGTTGCCCCTGCTCGGCGGCGGCAAGCGGGCAGGCAAATGA
- the ribD gene encoding bifunctional diaminohydroxyphosphoribosylaminopyrimidine deaminase/5-amino-6-(5-phosphoribosylamino)uracil reductase RibD yields the protein MAHALRLAERGLYTTQPNPRVGCVIAHGDAVVGTGFHRRAGEPHAEVFALREAGERARGATAYVTLEPCAHHGRTPPCADALIAASVGRVVVAAEDTFPQVDGRGIGKLRDAGITVASGLMREAARALNVGFFSRIERGRPFVRLKLAMSLDGRTALASGESKWITGEAARADVQRWRARSSAILTGSGTVLADNPHLTVRLPDGEEFAPPLRVVLDRQLRTPAGSRVLDGSAPTLLLHGAAATCSDDRFERVERVALPTPGDALDLRTVLALLGGRGCNEVHVEAGPTLGGALFSAGLVDELLLYVAPLLLGDRARALLQLPPLADMAARWRLQVIDQRMLGADIRLRLRPG from the coding sequence ATGGCGCATGCCTTGCGCCTCGCCGAGCGCGGCCTGTACACCACCCAGCCGAACCCGCGCGTGGGCTGCGTGATCGCGCATGGCGACGCGGTGGTCGGCACCGGCTTTCATCGGCGCGCCGGCGAGCCGCACGCGGAAGTGTTCGCGCTGCGCGAGGCGGGCGAACGGGCGCGCGGCGCCACCGCCTACGTGACGCTGGAGCCGTGCGCGCACCACGGACGCACGCCGCCGTGCGCCGACGCGCTGATCGCCGCCAGCGTCGGGCGGGTGGTCGTCGCGGCGGAGGACACGTTCCCGCAAGTCGACGGCCGCGGCATCGGCAAGCTGCGCGATGCCGGCATCACGGTCGCATCGGGCCTGATGCGCGAAGCGGCGCGCGCGCTGAACGTCGGTTTCTTCAGCCGGATCGAGCGCGGGCGCCCGTTCGTGCGGCTGAAGCTGGCGATGAGCCTGGACGGCCGCACCGCGCTGGCCAGCGGCGAATCGAAGTGGATCACCGGCGAAGCCGCGCGCGCCGACGTGCAACGCTGGCGCGCGCGTTCAAGTGCCATCCTCACCGGCAGCGGCACCGTGCTGGCCGACAACCCGCACCTCACCGTGCGGTTGCCCGACGGCGAAGAGTTCGCGCCGCCGCTGCGGGTGGTCCTCGACCGCCAGTTGCGCACGCCGGCCGGCAGCCGCGTGCTGGACGGTTCGGCGCCGACGTTGCTGCTGCATGGCGCGGCGGCGACCTGCAGCGACGACCGCTTCGAGCGGGTCGAGCGGGTGGCGCTGCCCACGCCGGGCGATGCGCTCGACCTGCGCACCGTGCTGGCCCTGCTGGGCGGGCGCGGCTGCAACGAGGTTCACGTGGAGGCCGGCCCGACCCTGGGTGGCGCCCTGTTCTCCGCCGGCCTGGTCGACGAACTGCTGCTCTACGTGGCTCCGCTGCTGCTGGGTGATCGAGCGCGGGCACTGCTGCAGCTGCCACCGCTGGCCGACATGGCTGCGCGCTGGCGCTTGCAGGTGATCGACCAGCGCATGCTGGGCGCGGATATCCGCCTGCGATTGCGCCCGGGCTGA